Within Sorghum bicolor cultivar BTx623 chromosome 2, Sorghum_bicolor_NCBIv3, whole genome shotgun sequence, the genomic segment TATGtgtgatagacatgtttgcgaataaaaagagagaaaaaatgaAGTGGATGTAGAATGGATTTTCCTATAATGGAACGAGAGAAACCGAGAGGGGCTTTAAATTTGTGTGGACACTGGGCCTGTCAGACTTTGCATCATATCCCTGGTCGGGCCGGGCTTGGAAAGAAGAATGGCCAAATGGGGCAATTGAATTCCATTGTAATTTATTAAAGCTTTCAACTTAATCTTTAAATTTAATACTTATTTCACCCGGGTTTAAGTCCTCGACTTAGCACGTGTACTCGtatttttttgaatttatttCAGAATTTAACGTTGCTACGCTTTTAGTGGTAGACGACGTCCCCGATGACAGCGAGACGTCTGTGTTGACTTCGTAAATCTCGTGATCTGCTAGCTTAGTTTTTCGAAGGTACTTATAGAAGTAGGATGGAGGAATAACGCCCCATTTGATTATTGTTGTTAAACTTTAGTCCCTATCAGATTGgatgtttggacacatatataaagtattaaatatagactatttacaaaactaaaaatgtAGTTATAgactaatttatgagatgatttTAAGCCCAATTGCTACAGTACATACATGCTAATAAgaaattaattagacttaataaattcATCTCGTGGAGTATTGACAAAatctgtaatttattttttattaatatcCAAATACCCTATAAATTACTCATATAACATCCAATAGAACAGAACTAATTAGACATTTAAATCGACATTGTACTGCTACTTTCATCAATCTACAGAAATAATCTATATATGTATGAGCTATCGCTCTGTTCGCATGAGTTTATGTGCCGAATCGACATTGAATTGATGTTGTACTGCTACTTTGGGTGGTCCGGATGGAGCATGCAAGTGATGAGTTCTGAATATATAATGAACTCGTATTGTTTCTTGTGTTGCCTTGCCTTGCCTTTTCATTGTTCATCGAGAAAGCAACACCAACATAGCTGCCTCAGCTTCTGCATATATACGAGTAGTGGATAGTACCCCgaatcaagatttctcgtcactcTTCTGAATATTACGATAGCATttccgtttgtatttggtaattattgttcaatcacggattaattaagctcaaaaaattcatctcacaaattaaagatagattatgcaattagttattttttatctatatttaatgctctatgcacgtgccgtaaaattcaatgtgataagaaattttgaatttttttttggattttggatgaaactaaataaggccttaaacTAGTGGCTTCACCCGCTTCTAGTTTATCTTGAGGAGGAAAAGAAAAATGACCTAAAGTCTTCCACAGCACAGCTCTAACAAACTGAGCCTTAAAATTCAATGCAACCACCTAAAAAAAATGATAGAGCTATGAGCATGTATAATGTCACACATGGAGTGCCAGGTAATGTGTATGCTTGTACTACACTATTTATCATGCATATTATATCCACCCCATGCATTATTTCCTGGTACGGTGCTGTGGCCGTTAAACTGGAGACAACAGTCTTAGCTTGCTGATGTACTAACTAACTACTGCTATCATGTAGGACTAATTAAGCTAGAAGGATGCATGACACTGACGCGACACTTGATCGATTCAGTATAGTATAGTACATAACAGTCTTATAAACCATGCAAAACCTGATTCTTCCATATCCTTCATCATTTGTTTGCAAACGGAAAACACCAGGACATAACAAAACCACCAATGCGGCAATGCAAACGTCCAATCGCTAATTGCCTGCTAGCTAGGTACTGTACCACGTAGTAGTACTGCTCAATAACTAACACTGCCCGCCGCTACTTAACCACCAATAATTTGGTTGATGGATCACATGAATGATGAAGATGCAACTGCAGTTATGTGTtctgaaaaacaccaacaaacgATGCTGCCATGTCCTGCGCGGCTAGCTGAGCCTAACATATATAATCCGCCTACTATATACTATATAGATGATGATGAAGGGGACAGGTCAAGGACCCATGGCTTTATTATAGCGAAAAACAGGGTCCAGGATTGCAAGTACTGGAGATGAAGGGCTGTCTGTGTATGAAAAAAATTGGTCCATAAATCCAACACACAGGCAACAGCAGCAGTAGGCTACTGTAAAGTTGGATCGATGCATGCAAGCGATGGAACTGCAGGGACCTCACGGCATGGCATGATACCATGATGGCAATAGGCacaagtaaaaaaaaaacagcagaaAACCACTTGTGAGCCAAAAAAGCTCAAAAACTACAGCTCAAGCAAACCGGCCCTGTTCTTGGAAAGCCGTATGCATGCAGTATGCAGTAAAGAATGCCGTatgcatgcagcagcagcaccagaAATGCCTATATGTTAAACAGTACTTGCCACTAGCTTACATCAGCAAATTAATATTCCATGCGCCAAAGGATTATGGCCACACCCAAATACAATGGAAAATCATCATCAAGTGTCAAACTTGTTCAGGCTACTGAACATTACACAGAACAATAACAAAAACAAGAGGTTTCTGTAAAGTTGACCGGAAGACGAGAGAGTTATCAACAAACCAAAGACGAGCAAGCAAAAGAATATTAAACAGGCCAGCCTCGAGCAGCACGGAGGCGGATGGCCCGGGAGGCGATTTCTCTCAGAGTGTCTCGTGCTGTGGACACGGCGTTCCGTGTCTGCCTCTCCTGCTCAGGCTCCTCAAAGGCATTCATGAACTCCTCCTGTTGCAACCTGTAAGCCAACGCAGCATCTTCAGATTGTTCTGATCCTACTGTGCTCCTTGGCAACAGCAGCTGCGAGGCCGAGACGAAGCCCCTACTCCTGCTGTTACTGCTTCTTGTGTTGCCATGTGTGCTGATGAAGTTCGCGCTAGTGTTGGTTCTTGTTGTACTGCCAGGTTCGAGGAACGTCCTGTAGCTGCTTCTTGTTCTACCTTCGGTGAtgaagctgctgctgctcctagcTCTAGTTCTCATACCGGTGCCACCTTGTGAGAACCTATTAGCTCTCAGTGGGCTACGGTTCACATCCTTGCCGCATGGTGAAGGTGATGAGGTTGAACTCTTTCTTGCCTCAACTTCACTAGGAAACAAGAGCTGAATGGTGTTCCAGAGTACAGTGTTGATGGTGCACGATCTTGAGTTGCTGCAGAGTTACAATCATTTAGTCAAAGCCTTTACAGTTTATTGAGCAAACACATCTTTTGTCGATATTGCACAGCTTTGAAGAAAGACATACCTGATTAATTGCCTGCATTTTGGACACCGTTTCCCACACTTCGCTGCAGCATGTCTTAAGCATTTCATGCAGAAGCTGTTAAATAGAGTAGCAGTAATATGAGTTTCAGAACAGTTTACAGAGTAATGAAGAAACCGACTTAAAATATTCAACAACATAATTACAtcaaagaatgttcaattcaaaaaACGGTATAATGAGCAAAATTTTAGATTGGTGGACAATGTACAGATAACCACCACTTAGTTGAGATATTTGAAATGATAAACCTCAGGATTAAAAAAAAGCCCTCTTTCATACAATACTAATTTATTTCCACTCCAGCCTAACAATGAGAAGTATTCCATAGTCCTACATATAGAGAATCAGAAAACAAAGATTTGTGAACTGAACATCTACATGATAAACAAGCATTGTATGGTCACAGCAACTAAAATGAACTGAACTATACAGTAATTCTTGCTATGTTGCATGCCGGATACATGCTTTCTGAAATCAAGTAACCTTTTTTTACTATAAAAGCAAAGTCAAAGTAGCGATGAAAATCATAGTACTACAGTCTCGTATATAAACAAAGTCAGGAAAAAAAGGAATTGTGAACGCGCAACAAGCACACATGTACATTGCAAATAGCTTTTGTGGTCCATTTGGCCAGGGTAATTAACAGGCTTCTCAGACAGTAACCAACAAAACTTTACCAAattccaggatcattcgttaaACTGCACTTTGGACAATAGAAGAAATCACTTTTGACAGGCAATCAGCATACAAAATGAATGTGCAACTCACGGGAAGCAACTGGCATCCTACGGTTGCACACGGCACAAACAGAATGAACCAAGGAAAGATTCCaatttcttctctttgcatacaGAATTCAACAAACTACTTTTCTTTTTTCCAAAAGCACAGTTAGAAATTACCTGTGCCCACAAGGCGTGGTGGTCGGCTCAAAGCAGATCTCCAGGCAAATCTGCAGAAAATGCAATTCCCAATTCAATCCTCAATACCATCTAGTACGAAATCACAGATGTAACCTCGTCATATATCATagtagaaaagaaaagaagcaCCCTTACCGCGCAAGAGAGCTCCTCCCGGAGGCGATCCATACACGGCATGTTGCCGGTGGCCGCTGCCTTCTCGCCAGATCCTGACGCCTCCTTGTCGCCCACAAGGACAACCTTCTCTTCCTCCTTGGTGGCCTTCACTTCCGATTTGCCGTCTAGGGGATTTCCAAATCAACGACAGAGAGAGAAAACGCTCAAGAAGATTATACTCGTAGCACAAATTTTGCCAAGAAAATCGATTCAATCTTGGGAACAGCACAAACCTTCCGCAGTGTCCGTCTTGTCGTCTTCGTCGTCGAGCGCGAGAACCACCGGCGGAATCTTGGCCGGAAACTGCCTACGAGGCCTCCTCTTTCTATGAGAAGGCGGCATTCAGACGAATGTGATCATGAACCAGACAGAGAAGGAATTAGGCGGGTCGGGCGGCGTACCTGGTGCTGGATCCGGCGCTGCCgccggcggaggaggtggaggcccGCCTCTTGCGACGGGACTCGCGCACGGGGGTGTCCTCGACGACCATCGCGGCGAGGACGGACTCCTCGTCCCACCCGGCCAGCTCGGCGGCCGACCGGAACCGCGGGCTGAGCAGGTCGGAGCCGTCCTTGGGCGCCGCCGCCCCATGGCGACGCGGCGCGGATCTAGGGCTGCCGCGAAGGTCTCTGGACGCCATCCCtagctccctccctccctcccttcctcccTCTGGCGATGCCGATTTGGTAGCCGTGGGCGCTGAGTGAGGGGGGGGCAGAAGAAGCAACGGTCGCCCCGCGGATCGGGAGTTTCGAAATGGTAGCGGAAGGCGGCGGCTTCtgcccttaggccttgtttagttcaccctgaaaaccaaaaagttttcaagatttctcgtcacatcgagttttatgacacatgcatgacacattaaatataaacgaaaacaaaaactaattatacagtttagctggaaatcacgagacgaatcttttgatcctagttagtccatgattggataatatttgtcacaaacaaacgaaagtgctacagtaccgaaaatttttcacttttcggaactaaacaaggccttactcacGATGCAAGTGGGGCGGCGGTGCTCAGCCCGCCCCGCGTCCGCATGAGCCGCGAGAGATTTTTCGGGTGCGTGCGGCAGACCGCAAAACGCCGCTTGCTTTTGCGGGTTTATGCGGCAGCCCGCACAACGCTGCTTGTAGCACCACTTACAGACAGACTTCTTAACTGCTGCAACGCCTCTCTTCAGCCATCGGATTCATCTAGTTACACAAACTAGACTTGCTATGATAATTTATAAATAGTTGATGCACAGGCACATTGGGCGGCGGCGCATATCACGTGGTAGATAAAATTTCCCTTTGAATACGTCCTTCGTCTGGCAAAGCAATGAAGCAACCACCAAGCAAGGTTAGCAGGAATGGAAAAAGCATGGCAAATGGCCATCAGCGAGTAAGCGTGGAGAAACGCTATCGCGCGGCGCGATGTCATGCAGGCAACCGTGGCCTCCGAGCCAGAGTGCTCACGTACCTGTCATGCTTGCCATGTATTGGCTCCGCGACCGGTAGGTAGGAGCCGGCTCAGCACGGGGCACGAGCAACAAAGACACGACATAGTCAGCTCGGCCAGAGGCACAGCTCTGCGCATGGTGCCAGCCTAGGCCGGTGTTAGCTACTGCATGGGTTCGTCACTTCGTCCTCTATCCACCCTTTGCAATCGCACCCACTCCTTTGCGGGTTATTGCGGCGCCGCTGGGCTACATGGACGAGCCGCGTTGAGCCGCTCGAGAATAGTGGGTTTGCAGCACTAGTTTAAGTGGGTTGCGGTGTGGGTTAGCCCAGCGGATTTAGTGGTTGGCCCGCCGCCGCTTGCATCCTTAGCCCTTACTTAACCTAGGGTTCAAAATTTATGAGAAATTTCATCGAAACTTTTGAATTTCAAGTCTCTTATCACATTAAGGTATGTGCGTTATTGTaaactttaggccttgtttagttcaccccaaaaaccaaaaacttttcaagattctccgtcacatcaaatctgggagcacatgcatgaagcattagatatagacgaaaataaaaactaattgcacagtttacctgtaaatcacgagatgaatcttttgagtttagttagttcatgattggataatatttgtcaaataaaaacaaaatgctatAGTGCTGAAATCCGAAACTTTTtcggaactgaacaaggccctaGACTCATATTTCCTATTGTTTATGTTATGTAGTAGTTTATGTTGTGTTTTCTTCTACTAATAAATGTGTAGTAATAAATCATGCTAAATATTTTGTTTAAATCTATAAATTTGGGAAATCATATCTTTCGTTATGATCTAAAAGAATTCATGAAATTTCATGAATTTCAATAATTTTGAGGATGGCTAAAAATCGAATATTGTAATTGATAATATTGATAAAGATTTTCAGTTGATTTTTTTGGATTCAAATTCTCTCAAAaacattttgacataatttgggAATGTTTGGATGGTGGTGTGGGAAAGCTATCTGCCCTAGAGATTGCTCCCAACCATTTCAAACACAGCCTCAAGGTCTGTTTGGAAGGGCTTCGTGCAGCTTTGACTTTGCAcatactatagcatttattcatactttttattaaaattcataaaaataaaaaatatattttaagaacaataaCTTTTTGGGAGAATAACAACTTAAATGTAATTCATTTTAACTCGTTACACTTTAAATGATTGAACCGATATATAAACTATGTGGTGGCCGTTTCTGGTTACTCAGCAGAACAGAAGAATTGATTCGTCGTCGCCAGTGAAATGTTTGTCAGCCATTCTAGCGCGGAACTGCTTCGAGGTGCTTAGACGATGGTGACCAAGACCTTCCAGCGGTAGCAGTATACAGCACTACTGTTTTACAGGTCGCCGAATCCAAGTGTAGTGAAAAAACGATACAATTTCCTTCTTCTAACTAAGTATCAAGTTTTACTTTTACCTGCATAACGATAACTTAGTGCAACAACACTGTTTAAAGCCAGTGTGAGCTTTAACTTATCAGCACTGCATTTCAACTATAAAACAATGTTTTCTCTCATACAACAAATTAATATTAGTATTAGCAGCAATCTTTTTTCTAACTAGGTACTGAAATCATTTTTTCAATTTGATAGACCTAGCTGAAACATCCGTATAAATTAATAGACCACTAATACATTTAACTCTTTAAAATATGGTAAATACATTTAACTCCTTAAAATATGGTATCAAGTTTTACTTTTACCTGCATAACGATAACATAGTGTAACAACACTGTTTGAAGCCAATGTTAGCTTAAACTTATCAgcactgtatttcaattataaaacagtgtttt encodes:
- the LOC8084972 gene encoding E3 ubiquitin-protein ligase RING2-B, encoding MASRDLRGSPRSAPRRHGAAAPKDGSDLLSPRFRSAAELAGWDEESVLAAMVVEDTPVRESRRKRRASTSSAGGSAGSSTRKRRPRRQFPAKIPPVVLALDDEDDKTDTAEDGKSEVKATKEEEKVVLVGDKEASGSGEKAAATGNMPCMDRLREELSCAICLEICFEPTTTPCGHSFCMKCLRHAAAKCGKRCPKCRQLISNSRSCTINTVLWNTIQLLFPSEVEARKSSTSSPSPCGKDVNRSPLRANRFSQGGTGMRTRARSSSSFITEGRTRSSYRTFLEPGSTTRTNTSANFISTHGNTRSSNSRSRGFVSASQLLLPRSTVGSEQSEDAALAYRLQQEEFMNAFEEPEQERQTRNAVSTARDTLREIASRAIRLRAARGWPV